The sequence AGCGGCGGTGGGCGTGACGTTTCCCGGGCACGTATACCTGGTCAGCCGGAAGGCGGAGGGGTAGGCTCGGCGTCGCGGAAGCGGGCGGGGGCTCGGCCGAAGTGTCGGCGGAAGAGGCGGCTGAAGTAGAGGGGATCGCGGAATCCGCAGGCGTAGGCGGCGGCTTTGACGGGCTCATCGGTTTCGGCGAGGATGCGGCGTGCCTTTTCGAGTCGGCGGCGGATCAGGTATTCACGGACGGGCAGGCCGAACTCGCGGCCGAAGAGGGCGTTGACGTGGTTTGGGGAGCGGCGGACCATCTGGCTGAGTTCGCCGAGGGTGACCGGCTCGCAGAAGTGGACGTCGAGGTAGGCCCGGATCTGCTCGGCCATGGCGCGTGAGGCGGGTTCGGGATGGGCTGAGCCGGTTCGCAGCCGGTCGAGTGCGGCGACGGTGGCACAGGTCAGACCGGAGACGAAGCGGGCGCGGTCGCGGAGTTCGTGGGGGAGGGCGGGGGTTCGGGAGGCCTCCCAGAGTTCCCATGCGGGCATGGAGGCGACGGTCAGGCAGCGGCTGGGGGCCAGGTCGCGGGAGGGCGCGTAGGTGCTGGCGAAGAAGTTGACGGCGGTGGGGATGATGACGATCCAGAGGAGTTCGTAGGCCCGGTCCTTCCGCTGATAACGCTCGCAGTGTTCGACTCCGGGCAGGATGACCCGCAGACGGCGATCGGCGAGGGCGACCAGTCCGTCGGCCATTTCCAGGCAGGCGCGGCCGCCGAGGGGCATGACGCATTCGGTGAAGCCGTGGGCGTGGATGGACATGCGGCGATCGGCGGACGGGCGGCCGGCGCGTCGGCGCGGTGGGTTGTCGACGCAGAAGATCAGCTCGCCGGTGAGGAGGCGGTCGAGCAGCGTCTCGAGGGCGGGTTGGTAGCTGGTCATTTCGTTGATCCGTCTATGTTGGGCGGCCGAGAGAACCCCGCTCCCATAC is a genomic window of Phycisphaerae bacterium containing:
- a CDS encoding helix-turn-helix transcriptional regulator, with amino-acid sequence MTSYQPALETLLDRLLTGELIFCVDNPPRRRAGRPSADRRMSIHAHGFTECVMPLGGRACLEMADGLVALADRRLRVILPGVEHCERYQRKDRAYELLWIVIIPTAVNFFASTYAPSRDLAPSRCLTVASMPAWELWEASRTPALPHELRDRARFVSGLTCATVAALDRLRTGSAHPEPASRAMAEQIRAYLDVHFCEPVTLGELSQMVRRSPNHVNALFGREFGLPVREYLIRRRLEKARRILAETDEPVKAAAYACGFRDPLYFSRLFRRHFGRAPARFRDAEPTPPPSG